The DNA segment ATATTCTAGGCTTCCATTGAATTCTGAGATTCGCATTTGCACGAGGGATAGTGTGGTGACTGGTGACGAACGGTAAGTGTTGTTAAGTTTAATTAAGAAGGTGAAATCATTAAACACCATTATTCGTGTCAAAAGTACACATTGCCTAAGAATATTGTACCTATAATGTGAGGGTAGTAGGTAGAAGTAGGTATATGCTAGTGATAATATAAGACGTACCTATGCAGTTCCTCGGCCCAGCCCCAAAGGCCAGGAACAGGTGCGCCGGTCTATTCTTCTTCTCTTCCCCGATAAACCTCTCGGGCCTGAACTCCTCCGGGTCTGGGTAAATGTCAGCGTCCTTGTGGAGTCCGTACACTGGTATAGCGACCACGTCTCCTACGTTAATTTCTACTGGTGTTCCCGGTAGCGTGTATTTCTTGGTGCAAACTCTATCAACTCGGGCGACGGGCGGGAACAATCGTAACGTTTCTGAAGCAACATTATTTTTTGTCgataatttcattttatactcGAGTTTGTTCGGGAAGAgaagaatgtatggggcccaacccaatacattccatgactcttctctttccgaacagactctatgtaTTGGCTTTGTTATGTAGTAGGCATCTACTATACGTAACAAAGCTAATAgtaaaatagtaataatagtagtagtagtagtcagggatcggaaccggttttttgcaaaaacttagaaataaccgtatttttcgaattaatttatactcgaaatgtaggactcagttgggtttttaggttacgacttggtattattagattgcccaattagaaatgaagtaattagcaaagaaagaacgaaaaaatacagtttccgttcccatacaaaaaataccggtatccgatccctggtagtAGTAATAGTAGGCTTTCGATCTCTATCATCAGATTCAGCTGTCATCATAATAATAAGTGTGATTTTTTTCGATGGCGAATATATGAGAATTGTAAGGGGGAAATTCAAAGGGCTGGTGGGGGtaacggcaccacttttcagcccgGCAACATCGAGTTCCTTGAAGCCTGGGAGTACCGCTACAATGATCAGGAAATTCAGGagtcaaactgcggtctaacaattatgcatacgacacagttctagagatcctggtctaTTATTCATTTGTTATTCTTGTCGGCGTCAGCCTCAGACAAGTGATCAAGTATGTTGACACACACCGAGTTCGCTAAAACCGGATTGCTAAACATATTCAAAAAATGCACGTTTCTCCCACAGCACAGTTATGAATCGATATTTATTAAACGGTGCTGAGTTAAACGAGCCTTCGCCGAccagtttattaaaaaaaaacagaaccttgtatgtatttttagaaCCTAATTAATTGTGTGAGAGTGTAAAACTTTACTTTCACTCTCTTGCGATGGCTAAGACAAGCCAGGGCCAAAAGTCCCTATTCATAGTAACAATAGCGGAAATAGCAATAAATACAATGTACATACTGATCCATTTTAACTATCGACCTATAACTGTTCATAAGATAGAACCCGCAGACAAATGGATTGGTGACGTAGACGGACGGCAGGTTAGGTAAATCACTCACCCAATAAAAATCCTTCTAAATAAGACAGTTGCGATAGCAGCTCGTAAGACATCTCCTTTCCCTCTGTAAGTTCTGTGACATGAGCTCGGAGCTTTTCCTGGATCTCTGGCTTGGTGGCCAGCATATGAATGGCGAATGAGAGTAACGTGCTTGACGTTTCGTACCCCGCTATGAGAAACAGCAGAGACTGCGCGTCGATCGTGTCGTCATCTAGCACtgtaaatattaaattcatattttaatttgtaattttaacaaGGAGCTGTATCCCAATTTTACGATATTTAGGATAGGTACGAACTTGACACGACGCATCCATGCGGGCGGTGTTGAATCATGTCAATATAAATACCTTAGCAGTCATTCCGAACTCAAAACAACACTCTAGAAAACTTAAGTTTCTCCGAAAGATgataaagtagtaggtaatcAGACACAACCCTCAGATAAATGCTCGTTTCGGGTCTCGCCACGGCGGGGATATATCTACTTTGCTTGCAGTGCAGACTtgtctttattatttactgGTCTTAGTAAGAAAAAATCTATATACTGTATTAATTCTCACATGTTTAGAAAAAATCTATATGTATTAATTCTCACATGTTCCTGCTTTTGTGCCGTCCGcatcaatattttctttattagcTCCGTCTATGAGCAGCTGCAAGAAATCATTTCtcctaaaacaaaacaaaaatgtttcagagaaatttttcatcaatttttTTCCTGGGGTTTCAGCAGTCTTAGCAAGTATAATAATGTATTGTGTGTGTCACGTAGCGTATTAACACTAAAACTTAACGGCCGATTTTGATAACTTTTCGGTATACCTAACGACTAAAAAAAGGAATAggtataaatgtttatttgttattGCTCCAATTACTAAATACATTGCATGCACACATAGTTTGCCCAGGTAGGTCTTAGATGATAAgataaaaccaaatatttacataaacaaACATGCTTTGGAACATGTGCCACAATTTATCAATGTTATACTAGGAACTAGGTAAAGTCAATTGCAATAACATCTTGCAAAGCAGAGGGCGTAAAAATATCCGACACAATCGTGGGTGTAGTCATATGTAAACTCGTGTTAATTTTTTGTTGCGCTTCGCTGTGCACGattttattgcaggtgactgtactatacCTATCTATATTACCTATTCAATAACAATCTTATCTGGTTATaaggtaaaattttatttcgAAAGAGCTTGACACATTCATGCTAAAGCGGTATCTAGAGTTAACTATACTTACAGGCGTTTGTGACCGTTTCTTTTATATCATTATCATCATAagtagttaattaattaaatttagaaaaaatgaaatttttcctaaaatatttttttcaaacttttGTCAATTTACTCTAGCTAATTCTGaataaaatttggaaaaaactTACTTGTAATCACCCGATCTCCTTTCTTTCTTAGCGGCTTTCAGTATTGTGACTAATTCTCTTGTACTCTCTTCGTTCATGAAAGATATATTGAAATACCTCAACATTTTGGGTGCGAATATTAAGAAAAAGAATATCATCATTCTCTTAGACTTGGACATATAATTGAACCTTTCTGCAATCTGtaatttattaaatgtaattaagaaATAGTTGGCCCAATAGAAGTCCAAGATGTAGATactgtcagcatcaaatagatagtgacgatCAAAGTGGGCAAATCGATCCACATCCCTATTTTGTTTCAATACATTATTACCTTGCAAAAAAGGCTAACTGTTGGAATAAAGCGCAGACCGCagcttatttaatctttatttacttaaacaATATACTAACCTTTATAAAGTTAGCATTTTCATCAGACAAAGCATCGCATTTGATCCCAAAGGCACATGCACCTATAACTTCCAGTGTAAAATGTCCCATAGTGTCCTTCATTTCAACATCCTGTTTGTCTGAAAGCAATAGATACATAATCAGTGGAAATGTAGCATAATTGGCATTGTTAAACGGCTAAATAATCAGCGAGGTGGAGAGgcaatatttcataattttcttATATTATATCTCACCCCATCAAAATACCAATTCTATACTAATGTTATGCAACTTACCATACTGCTTTAAAAACTGAACCATTTGTTCTGTGCACATCTCAATTAAAGGCAGCATGTTCTTTAACCGGGCAGAGCTGAATGCTGGGGTTAGTGTGCTGCGAACTCCTTTCCACTCGGAACCCTACAATGATAATAGAACAGTTGGTTgagtatttatatgaaaatgaaaaaattaaaaaactaataatgaaaaatgaatgaatttattatgtttaaagtgATACATACCAATTTGCAAGTTAGTTCCAGCTAGCCTAATGGGCCTGACTTTTCTTAGAATAAGGTGTTAAAAAAGTTCTCACACTAGGCAAGGTGGTATGAATAAAGTTCTATGTATACATGCACCAACACAAAACACTTTTTACTGAACAATTTCACTAACCAACAAAAAAAGATAGTATATACATAAAACCTCACCTTTAAATTAAGGAGAGATTGGCTTAAGTATCTTGGTTCATTACTAGTGAAAGTATTTCTATCAACAAAATGTTCAAAATCTCTTATAGTGATTGCTTTGATCAGCTCTGGATCCAACACATACAGACATGGTCTCCTTCCTTCAAATATACCTGGAAAAAGAAACATGGTATTTATTTGATCATTGTGTTCCTACCAATCCTACCATaccattttcataaaaatattttgtatgccAGATTAAATAACATTAATGGGCCTAGGTGTAATTTGTCAAGAATTTTGTTTAGATTTTATCAACTTGTCAAGGAACTTTCTGTGAGATGTGCGTCTGTCTCACTGTTAAtcaaattttacaataatactGCATACCTGAATAGGCATCATAGTTAACTTATCTCATAGAATGACAAAGCCTGTTGTACATAGCTTTATTGTTTGTGTGTGATGATGACACCTGTGGCAGATTTATGGTTGTACCCACCTGACGAAGACTACGTTGCGGATTTGAATTTGTCaaccaataaaattaattctaaTTATATATGGACATGTCCCTTAAAATAAGTGAAATTGGGTACGTAATTTACGAATGAAATGTTCAACTCACCTCCGTATGGATTGCCTTTAAAAAAGTTGTAGACCTCATATTGGAATTCATGGAACGATTTTTGTGCCATCATCCGAGAGCCCAAATTACCTACTACAGGATACGGCTTCATGAACTTGATCCCTTTTTGTTCAAAGAATTCAAATGTACTTGTGTAATACATGTACAGGCCGAAAATTAGAGTCAGAAATAAGATCAGTTTCCATTCTTCCATCACGAagaatattatttgttttgttcCACTGTTTATTTGCATGATTTGGCCGTAATAAACACTCGCTCTGTGAAAATGATTAAGCTTGCTTCGGCGTTCAGTCAAACCGAAAACTGATACGAATCGCTGCAGTTGAAATATACAAAGATAATGTAATCGCTACATGAAAAGCAAACAAAACAATTCACACCAATTACTACAACTTAGTGCAACTGCAaacaatgaatgaaatgaaatcaaaTCTAATCTTTGAAAtgtttgaatggaattaaattgTCACTTGTCATTCACTTGTAGACAGCAGCCTGTCTCTGCCAATAGCATTTAGAACATTCGGAAACCTATTACAGAGCGCATTAGtggtaataaaatgaaatatttgcaatcattatttttatatatttgttattttgttggtgtctaataaaaaataaccaaTAAAAACGTT comes from the Cydia amplana chromosome 12, ilCydAmpl1.1, whole genome shotgun sequence genome and includes:
- the LOC134652936 gene encoding cytochrome P450 9e2-like, whose translation is MQINSGTKQIIFFVMEEWKLILFLTLIFGLYMYYTSTFEFFEQKGIKFMKPYPVVGNLGSRMMAQKSFHEFQYEVYNFFKGNPYGGIFEGRRPCLYVLDPELIKAITIRDFEHFVDRNTFTSNEPRYLSQSLLNLKGSEWKGVRSTLTPAFSSARLKNMLPLIEMCTEQMVQFLKQYDKQDVEMKDTMGHFTLEVIGACAFGIKCDALSDENANFIKIAERFNYMSKSKRMMIFFFLIFAPKMLRYFNISFMNEESTRELVTILKAAKKERRSGDYKRNDFLQLLIDGANKENIDADGTKAGTLLDDDTIDAQSLLFLIAGYETSSTLLSFAIHMLATKPEIQEKLRAHVTELTEGKEMSYELLSQLSYLEGFLLETLRLFPPVARVDRVCTKKYTLPGTPVEINVGDVVAIPVYGLHKDADIYPDPEEFRPERFIGEEKKNRPAHLFLAFGAGPRNCIGLRFAMYSAKLAMVSLLKNFKFSSCPKTTDPIKFDKRGFLLKADLWVRIESL